Proteins encoded together in one Chryseobacterium sp. G0201 window:
- the rpiB gene encoding ribose 5-phosphate isomerase B, translated as MKRKIAIAADHAGFEYKEIVKNYLSENFDVQDFGTFSTDSVDYPDFVHPAATSVENGENELGILLCGSGNGVQITANKHQKIRCALCWMPEIASLARQHNDANMISIPARFISKEVAIEIVNQFLSTDFEGGRHQGRVDKIAFC; from the coding sequence ATGAAAAGAAAAATTGCTATTGCTGCAGACCACGCTGGCTTCGAGTATAAGGAGATTGTTAAGAACTATTTATCAGAAAACTTTGATGTTCAGGATTTTGGAACGTTTTCCACAGACAGTGTGGATTATCCTGACTTTGTACACCCCGCAGCGACCTCTGTTGAAAATGGAGAAAATGAGCTGGGTATTCTTCTATGCGGAAGCGGAAACGGTGTTCAGATCACGGCGAACAAACATCAGAAAATTCGTTGCGCTCTTTGTTGGATGCCCGAGATTGCAAGTTTGGCAAGACAGCATAATGATGCGAACATGATTTCGATTCCTGCAAGGTTCATCTCAAAAGAGGTAGCTATTGAAATAGTAAATCAATTTCTTTCTACAGATTTTGAAGGTGGCAGACACCAAGGCAGAGTTGACAAAATAGCATTTTGCTAA
- a CDS encoding class I SAM-dependent methyltransferase yields the protein MKIKDHFLSHEVFEIKETETKGVFKTSPIPSNISKYYESEDYISHHQDSGSLKEKLYKFLQSFNLQYKKNILIDRINKGSNVLDYGCGAGEFVKYIENDFETLGFEPDADARKAAQSKISKAKILDNINIIEDGSLDAITLWHVFEHVENQDEMLEIFNKKLKEKGLLIIAVPNPTSFDAKHYKEYWAAYDVPRHIYHFSKTGMENLISKKPNWKMRKIKPLVLDSYYISMLSEKYKKSPLFWLKATIYGTISNVKALFNNEFSSLIYIIEKK from the coding sequence ATGAAAATTAAAGATCATTTTCTTTCTCATGAAGTATTTGAAATTAAAGAAACAGAAACAAAAGGAGTCTTCAAGACCTCCCCTATTCCATCGAATATTTCAAAATATTATGAAAGTGAAGACTATATTTCTCACCATCAGGATTCGGGAAGTTTAAAAGAAAAGCTATATAAATTCTTACAATCTTTCAATCTGCAGTATAAAAAAAACATCCTTATTGATAGAATAAATAAAGGTTCCAATGTACTAGATTATGGATGTGGCGCTGGTGAATTTGTAAAATATATAGAAAATGATTTTGAAACTCTAGGTTTTGAACCTGATGCAGATGCCAGAAAAGCTGCTCAAAGTAAAATTTCAAAGGCTAAAATTTTAGATAATATTAATATAATTGAAGATGGAAGTTTAGATGCAATTACTTTATGGCATGTATTCGAGCACGTGGAAAATCAGGATGAAATGCTGGAGATCTTTAATAAAAAATTAAAAGAAAAAGGATTATTAATTATTGCAGTTCCCAACCCTACTTCTTTCGATGCAAAACATTATAAAGAATATTGGGCAGCGTATGATGTACCGAGACACATCTATCATTTTTCAAAAACCGGAATGGAAAATTTAATTTCAAAGAAACCAAATTGGAAAATGAGAAAAATAAAACCTTTAGTCTTAGATTCTTATTATATCTCTATGTTGAGCGAAAAATACAAGAAATCACCTCTTTTTTGGCTAAAAGCAACCATCTACGGAACGATTTCTAACGTAAAAGCACTTTTTAATAACGAATTTTCAAGTTTGATATACATTATCGAAAAAAAGTAG
- the rnr gene encoding ribonuclease R — protein sequence MPKKKKYISQKNDHKLMEIGRLIVRFMTENSTKIYNYKQISDGIDHKNPRQRELVIQALHKLQASERIKETEKGKYILNLNIAGTLTGTIDFNQSGNAYVRVEGLEDDVFIHSKNVKDALQGDKVLIVTYTYKGKKLEGSVLEVLERNRTEFVGTLQVVTHKDFGFVVCDKKSINTDIFIPKGKFGGAQDGDKVVVKMTEWRPGDKNPEGEIIKVLGAPGEHETEIHSILAEYGLPYQFPEEVEADADKIDRRITEEEVAKRWDMRGITTFTIDPKDAKDFDDALSIRKLDNGNWEIGVHIADVSHYVTPGTILDDEAYERATSVYLVDRVVPMLPEVLSNDVCSLRPNEDKFTFSAVFELNDNAEIQKQWFGRTVIHSDRRFTYEEAQERIENKEGDYTEEILVLDNLAKIMRAERIRQGAITFDRSEVRFNLDENNQPIGVYFKVSKDSNHLIEEFMLLANKKVSEFVSLSKKGSPTNNTFIYRIHDDPDPAKLEALRDFVSTFGYKMDLANTKKVAESLNQLLSDVKGKGEENMVETLAMRSMSKAVYSTDPIGHYGLGFDYYSHFTSPIRRYPDLIAHRLLQHYLDGGKSTSREEVEEKAKYCSSRERLAADAERDSIKFMQVKFMEKHLGETFNGVISGVAEFGFWVEIPENGAEGLIKLRDLMDDSYTYDKSTHAVYGSRTGKRYQLGDQVQIKVVKANLIQKQLDFKIVD from the coding sequence ATGCCAAAAAAGAAAAAATATATAAGTCAGAAAAATGATCATAAGCTGATGGAAATCGGTAGATTGATCGTGCGTTTCATGACTGAAAATTCTACGAAGATCTATAATTATAAGCAGATCTCAGACGGAATTGATCATAAAAATCCAAGACAGAGAGAGCTTGTAATTCAGGCTTTACATAAACTTCAGGCTTCTGAAAGAATTAAGGAAACTGAAAAAGGGAAATACATATTAAACCTGAATATTGCAGGAACTTTAACCGGAACTATTGATTTTAACCAATCAGGAAATGCCTATGTACGAGTTGAAGGTCTTGAAGATGATGTTTTCATTCACTCTAAAAATGTGAAAGATGCACTACAGGGCGATAAAGTTTTGATCGTCACCTATACTTATAAAGGAAAGAAACTGGAAGGTTCTGTTTTAGAGGTTTTGGAAAGAAACAGAACAGAATTTGTAGGAACTTTACAGGTTGTTACGCATAAAGATTTCGGATTTGTTGTTTGTGATAAAAAATCAATCAACACAGATATTTTTATTCCAAAAGGAAAATTCGGAGGGGCTCAGGATGGTGATAAAGTTGTTGTAAAAATGACAGAATGGCGACCTGGAGATAAAAATCCTGAAGGTGAAATTATCAAAGTTTTAGGTGCTCCTGGTGAGCATGAGACTGAAATTCACTCTATCCTTGCGGAATATGGTTTACCTTATCAATTCCCTGAGGAAGTTGAAGCAGATGCCGATAAAATCGACAGACGAATTACCGAAGAAGAAGTTGCTAAACGTTGGGATATGAGAGGTATCACAACCTTTACCATTGACCCGAAAGATGCAAAAGATTTTGATGATGCTTTATCTATAAGAAAACTGGATAACGGAAACTGGGAAATTGGGGTGCATATTGCAGACGTTTCTCATTACGTAACTCCGGGAACTATTTTGGATGATGAAGCGTACGAAAGAGCTACATCGGTATATTTAGTTGACCGAGTTGTTCCGATGCTACCGGAAGTTTTAAGTAACGATGTTTGTTCACTTCGTCCAAATGAAGATAAATTTACGTTCTCAGCAGTTTTTGAATTAAATGACAACGCAGAAATCCAGAAGCAATGGTTTGGTAGAACGGTAATTCATTCAGACAGAAGGTTTACGTACGAGGAAGCTCAGGAAAGAATTGAAAATAAAGAAGGAGATTATACTGAAGAGATTTTAGTTCTTGATAATTTAGCAAAAATCATGCGTGCAGAGCGTATCAGACAGGGTGCGATCACGTTTGACAGAAGCGAAGTAAGATTTAATCTTGATGAAAACAATCAGCCGATCGGGGTTTACTTTAAAGTAAGTAAAGATTCAAATCACCTGATTGAAGAATTCATGCTTTTAGCGAATAAAAAAGTATCAGAATTCGTTTCACTATCTAAAAAAGGATCGCCTACAAATAATACATTCATTTACAGGATTCACGATGATCCTGATCCAGCAAAATTAGAGGCTCTAAGAGATTTTGTTTCTACTTTTGGATATAAAATGGATTTGGCTAATACCAAAAAAGTAGCTGAATCTTTAAACCAATTACTAAGTGATGTAAAAGGAAAAGGCGAAGAAAATATGGTTGAAACGTTAGCGATGCGAAGTATGAGTAAAGCAGTTTATTCTACAGATCCTATCGGTCACTACGGATTGGGATTTGACTATTATTCTCACTTTACCTCTCCTATCCGTCGTTATCCGGATTTGATTGCTCACCGTCTTCTTCAACATTATCTGGATGGAGGAAAATCTACCAGTAGAGAAGAAGTTGAAGAGAAAGCAAAATATTGTAGCTCAAGAGAAAGATTGGCCGCTGATGCTGAAAGAGATTCAATTAAATTCATGCAGGTGAAATTTATGGAAAAACACTTGGGAGAAACTTTCAATGGTGTAATTTCCGGTGTTGCTGAATTCGGTTTCTGGGTAGAAATTCCTGAAAACGGTGCCGAAGGATTGATTAAATTAAGAGATCTTATGGATGATTCTTATACGTATGATAAATCTACACATGCCGTTTATGGTTCAAGAACAGGTAAAAGATACCAGCTGGGAGATCAGGTTCAAATAAAAGTGGTTAAAGCTAATTTGATTCAAAAACAATTAGACTTTAAGATTGTTGATTAA
- a CDS encoding LysE family translocator — MFELVLSAVILGFMLSLVFIGPIFFLLIETSFSRGPKHALALDVGVITADLLCIIAAYYASADLVSLIDKHPGFYRITSILIFVYGIVMMVTKTKMHMPGEEKIISQNYFKTFMNGFFFNLLNVGVILFWLVTVISVRKEYPDTGNFILYIGLVIGTYLCIDLAKIFLAKQFHDKLTQKLANQIRRIVGGILILFSFFIFLQSFKKFNQFDKRLEEAEKTEVKYQKNK, encoded by the coding sequence ATGTTTGAATTAGTACTTTCTGCTGTTATTCTGGGATTCATGTTGAGTCTTGTTTTTATCGGACCAATATTTTTCTTATTAATAGAAACCAGCTTCTCGAGAGGGCCAAAACATGCCTTGGCCTTAGATGTAGGAGTAATTACAGCAGATTTGTTGTGCATTATTGCGGCGTATTATGCGAGCGCAGACCTCGTGAGTTTAATAGACAAGCATCCCGGATTTTATAGAATCACCTCCATCCTTATCTTCGTATACGGAATTGTCATGATGGTCACGAAAACCAAAATGCACATGCCGGGTGAAGAAAAGATCATCAGTCAAAATTATTTTAAAACCTTTATGAATGGTTTTTTCTTTAATCTTTTAAATGTTGGAGTTATCCTTTTCTGGCTGGTTACCGTAATTTCGGTGAGAAAAGAATATCCTGATACGGGTAATTTTATTCTTTATATTGGTTTGGTGATTGGAACGTATTTATGTATTGATCTTGCTAAAATCTTTTTGGCAAAGCAATTCCACGATAAATTAACACAAAAATTAGCCAATCAGATCAGAAGAATCGTTGGCGGAATCCTTATACTTTTCAGTTTCTTTATCTTTTTACAGAGCTTTAAAAAATTCAACCAATTTGATAAACGATTAGAAGAAGCAGAAAAAACTGAAGTGAAATATCAAAAAAACAAATGA
- the ybeY gene encoding rRNA maturation RNase YbeY: protein MIQFFYENLQESVSTDYIKWLEDIILSEGKKLGDINYIFCDDEYLLKVNQDYLQHDYYTDIITFDYVKGKTISGEIFVSLQRISDNASTLSKEYEEELRRVLAHGILHLSGYKDKTEEEKQLMRSKEDFYLAKYL, encoded by the coding sequence ATGATACAATTCTTTTACGAAAACTTACAGGAATCTGTAAGTACAGACTACATAAAATGGCTGGAAGATATTATTCTTTCAGAAGGAAAAAAGCTTGGTGACATCAATTATATCTTCTGTGATGACGAGTATTTATTAAAAGTAAATCAGGATTATTTACAGCATGATTACTACACAGATATCATCACTTTCGATTACGTGAAAGGCAAAACAATAAGCGGAGAGATTTTCGTATCTTTGCAGCGCATTTCAGACAACGCTTCTACTCTATCCAAAGAATACGAAGAAGAGCTTCGAAGAGTTTTAGCTCACGGTATTCTTCATCTTTCAGGATATAAAGATAAAACTGAGGAAGAAAAACAGTTAATGCGCAGTAAAGAAGATTTTTATTTGGCAAAGTATTTATAA
- a CDS encoding patatin-like phospholipase family protein, whose translation MRKLLILLFVFQLLLIPSQVKKNLVIPKNPRIGLSLAGGGAKGFSHVGVLKVLDSLGVKVDYIAGTSMGAIVGGLYASGYSGKEIEKIVMDTDFYSLIMDPKSRKESTFFNKSVDKYLLSIPLKNGKITLPSSISSGQKNVYLLKELFKNVSTIDDFSKLPIPFMCVATNLESGNMEIFEKGDLVQSIMASSAFPSLMDPVKIGDSIYIDGAMTVNYPSKPLKDKGIDIVIGVDLNQDLSTREDLNSIIAILNQVIDMNIHKDTKRQYKYTDINIKPNLKGMTATSYDEKKKILDSGYVEGLKYTEILDQLPKRSFDRLRQRVNPIYSNVYKIDSIAIDGGRIFGKNYVLGKMGLRLPSLQTYGSINKKIDKLVATNNYKFINYDIISENDASYLKLYVTEDDARHFVKFGLHYDEIFKTGLLVNYSAKRLLFKNSNLSLDVIVGDKPRYYLNYFIDNGYIPGFGIYSSGMSFDLKNVDNYSVDKWEWFRNEAYIQSVWRDKFAIGGGISHDYFDAEANGTNKRISRFLNPYVFLKSDTQNDRDFPTKGVYISAEGKVIDLMKSEVDKRLVQIKADIRINIPLTKQFTYRLNLYGGVTIGENLPQFYQYRLGGIFEQNMVNFKSFGGFYFAQLNSNNVLLISNDLQFKFNKNYFFSGNFSLANLSDDISFEDTVQLNYSSVGVSAGYKSPFGQIRLNFSHSLKNNQKGIFSVILGHWF comes from the coding sequence ATGAGAAAACTCCTGATTCTCTTATTTGTATTCCAATTACTTTTGATACCATCTCAAGTAAAAAAGAATTTAGTGATTCCTAAAAACCCAAGAATAGGACTTTCACTTGCCGGTGGCGGTGCCAAAGGTTTTTCTCATGTCGGGGTACTTAAAGTATTAGATTCTTTAGGAGTAAAGGTCGATTATATTGCCGGAACAAGTATGGGGGCAATTGTAGGAGGTTTGTATGCTTCCGGCTATTCAGGAAAAGAAATAGAAAAGATTGTGATGGACACCGATTTCTATTCCCTGATCATGGATCCCAAATCTCGAAAGGAAAGTACATTCTTCAATAAATCCGTAGATAAATATCTTTTATCAATTCCTTTAAAAAACGGAAAAATTACACTTCCCTCTTCCATAAGCTCAGGACAGAAAAATGTATATTTATTGAAAGAGCTTTTCAAAAATGTTTCTACAATAGATGATTTTTCAAAACTCCCTATTCCTTTCATGTGCGTTGCTACAAACCTTGAAAGTGGAAATATGGAAATCTTTGAAAAAGGAGATTTGGTACAATCTATTATGGCGAGTTCTGCATTCCCATCTTTAATGGATCCTGTAAAAATTGGTGACAGTATTTACATCGACGGAGCAATGACGGTAAACTATCCTTCAAAGCCATTAAAGGACAAAGGTATCGATATCGTCATCGGTGTGGATCTTAACCAGGATCTATCGACAAGAGAGGATTTAAACAGTATTATAGCGATCCTCAATCAGGTTATTGACATGAACATCCATAAAGATACCAAACGCCAATATAAATATACAGATATCAATATTAAGCCTAATCTAAAAGGTATGACAGCCACAAGCTATGACGAAAAGAAAAAAATTCTCGATAGCGGTTACGTGGAAGGTTTAAAATACACAGAAATACTAGATCAGCTTCCCAAGCGATCGTTTGACAGACTTCGACAACGTGTAAATCCTATTTATTCTAACGTTTACAAAATCGACAGCATCGCCATAGACGGAGGAAGAATTTTCGGAAAAAATTATGTCTTAGGAAAAATGGGTTTACGTCTCCCCTCTCTTCAGACTTATGGGAGCATCAATAAAAAAATAGATAAGCTTGTTGCTACCAATAATTATAAATTTATTAATTACGATATCATTTCGGAAAACGATGCAAGTTATCTGAAACTTTATGTAACGGAAGATGATGCAAGACATTTTGTGAAATTTGGTCTTCATTATGATGAAATTTTTAAAACTGGTTTACTTGTAAATTATTCTGCCAAACGTCTTCTCTTCAAAAATTCAAATCTTTCTCTAGATGTAATTGTTGGAGATAAACCAAGATACTATTTAAATTACTTTATAGATAACGGATACATTCCGGGTTTCGGAATTTATTCCTCAGGAATGAGTTTTGATTTAAAAAATGTAGATAACTACAGTGTAGATAAATGGGAATGGTTCAGAAATGAAGCCTACATACAATCTGTATGGAGAGACAAGTTCGCCATTGGAGGAGGTATAAGCCACGATTATTTCGACGCTGAAGCTAATGGTACAAATAAAAGAATAAGCAGGTTTTTAAACCCTTATGTGTTCTTAAAAAGCGATACTCAAAACGACAGAGATTTCCCTACAAAAGGAGTCTATATTTCTGCTGAAGGAAAAGTAATTGATTTGATGAAATCTGAAGTAGATAAAAGATTGGTACAGATAAAAGCCGATATCAGAATTAATATTCCTCTCACAAAACAATTCACTTATCGTTTGAATCTTTATGGAGGAGTTACAATTGGAGAAAATCTCCCACAATTTTATCAGTATAGATTGGGAGGAATTTTCGAACAGAATATGGTGAACTTCAAAAGTTTTGGAGGTTTCTATTTTGCACAGCTTAATTCTAATAATGTTTTGCTGATTTCAAATGATCTCCAATTTAAATTTAACAAGAACTATTTTTTCAGCGGTAATTTTTCTTTAGCAAATCTTTCAGATGATATAAGCTTTGAAGATACCGTACAACTTAATTACAGTTCAGTAGGAGTTTCCGCAGGATACAAATCTCCTTTTGGACAAATAAGGCTTAATTTCAGCCACTCACTTAAAAATAATCAAAAAGGTATATTCAGTGTTATATTAGGACACTGGTTTTAA
- a CDS encoding phosphoglycerate kinase, with product MKTINDFNFKDKKALVRVDFNVPQDDQLKVTDNTRIVAVKPTVEKILNDGGSVILMTHLGRPKGEVKDEFSLKHILNEVSTVLGREVKFVEESIGEKAEQAAANLKPGEILLLENLRFHNEEEKGDEGFAEQLSRLGDAYVNDAFGTAHRAHASTAVIANYFSSTKFFGLLMANELKAIDKVLKSGEKPVTAILGGSKVSTKITIIENILPAVDNLIIGGGMAFTFIKALGGKIGTSLVEEDKLPLALEILGKAKEHNVKVYLPSDTMIAESFSNDAERKEVDIYEIPEGWMGLDAGPKSRDQFNDVLLNSRTILWNGPIGVFEMSNFSAGTVALGDSIAEATKLGAFSLVGGGDSVAFVKQFGYADKVSYVSTGGGAMLESLEGLELPGVAAINK from the coding sequence ATGAAAACAATCAACGATTTCAATTTTAAAGATAAAAAGGCTCTGGTAAGGGTGGATTTTAATGTTCCGCAGGATGATCAGCTTAAAGTTACAGACAATACGAGGATCGTAGCTGTAAAACCTACAGTTGAGAAAATTCTTAACGATGGAGGTTCCGTAATTTTGATGACACACCTTGGAAGACCTAAAGGAGAAGTGAAAGATGAATTTTCTCTAAAACATATTCTGAACGAAGTTTCTACTGTGCTTGGCAGAGAAGTAAAATTTGTAGAAGAATCTATCGGAGAGAAAGCTGAGCAGGCAGCAGCAAATCTTAAACCGGGAGAAATCTTATTATTGGAGAATCTGCGTTTTCATAACGAAGAAGAAAAAGGTGACGAAGGCTTTGCTGAGCAACTTTCCAGATTGGGAGACGCTTATGTGAATGATGCTTTTGGTACTGCACACAGAGCTCATGCTTCTACGGCAGTCATTGCAAACTATTTTTCTTCAACTAAGTTCTTCGGTTTATTGATGGCTAATGAACTAAAAGCTATAGATAAAGTTTTGAAAAGTGGTGAAAAACCTGTTACAGCTATACTTGGTGGATCTAAGGTTTCAACTAAAATTACCATTATAGAAAATATCCTTCCGGCGGTTGATAATTTGATCATCGGAGGTGGAATGGCATTCACTTTTATTAAAGCTCTTGGAGGAAAAATCGGAACTTCATTGGTTGAAGAAGATAAATTGCCTCTGGCTCTGGAAATTTTAGGAAAAGCTAAAGAACACAATGTAAAAGTTTATCTTCCGTCTGATACGATGATTGCTGAAAGTTTCAGTAACGACGCAGAAAGAAAAGAAGTAGATATTTACGAAATTCCTGAAGGATGGATGGGATTGGATGCTGGTCCAAAGTCAAGAGATCAGTTCAATGACGTTCTTTTGAACTCAAGAACAATTTTATGGAACGGCCCGATTGGAGTTTTTGAAATGTCAAACTTTTCAGCGGGAACTGTAGCCCTTGGTGACAGTATTGCTGAAGCTACAAAACTTGGAGCTTTCTCTTTAGTTGGAGGAGGAGACAGTGTTGCTTTTGTAAAACAGTTCGGTTACGCAGACAAAGTAAGTTATGTTTCTACCGGAGGTGGAGCAATGCTTGAAAGTTTGGAAGGTTTGGAACTTCCTGGAGTTGCTGCCATCAACAAATAA
- the mnmG gene encoding tRNA uridine-5-carboxymethylaminomethyl(34) synthesis enzyme MnmG produces MISEIYDVIVVGAGHAGCEAAAAAANLGSKTLLVTMNMQTIGQMSCNPAMGGIAKGQIVREIDAMGGYSGIIADKSAIQFKMLNLSKGPAMWSPRTQNDRMLFAEEWRLALENTPNLDFFQDMVKSLIIENGRAIGVVTSLGIEIKSKSVVLTNGTFLNGLIHVGDKQLGGGRMGEPRAFGITEQLVSLGFEAGRMKTGTPPRVDGRSLDYSKMEEQKGDENPQKFSYLDTPKLTKQLSCHIVYTNEKVHEILREGFDRSPMFNGTIQSLGPRYCPSIEDKINRFAERTRHQLFVEPEGWRTVEIYVNGFSSSLPEDVQIKAMKHIPGFENVKVFRPGYAIEYDYFPPTQLKHTLETKLVENLYFAGQINGTTGYEEAAGQGLIAGINAHNKVHDKEDFILNRDEAYIGVLIDDLITKGTEEPYRMFTSRAEYRLLLRQDNADIRLTEKAYKLGLAKEDRLIRVNEKIAKSEQLESFLRETSLKPGIINPILESIESNPVDQAYRAAQFLTRPNITLEKLDNIDVIKEFTSQFDDEVREQAEVNIKYKGYIEKEKENVAKLNRLENVKIPEDFDYIKISSLSSEAKQKMTKVRPKTLAQAGRISGVSPADINVLMVYLGR; encoded by the coding sequence ATGATATCAGAAATATACGATGTAATCGTAGTTGGTGCAGGTCACGCAGGATGTGAAGCAGCAGCTGCAGCAGCCAACTTAGGTTCCAAGACTCTGCTTGTTACAATGAACATGCAGACGATCGGGCAAATGAGTTGCAACCCTGCAATGGGAGGTATTGCAAAAGGACAGATCGTAAGAGAGATCGATGCAATGGGTGGTTATTCAGGAATTATAGCAGACAAATCTGCTATCCAATTCAAGATGCTTAACCTATCAAAAGGTCCTGCAATGTGGTCCCCAAGAACACAGAATGACAGAATGCTTTTCGCCGAAGAATGGCGTTTAGCGTTAGAAAATACACCCAATCTTGATTTCTTTCAGGATATGGTTAAGAGCTTAATTATTGAAAATGGAAGAGCCATTGGAGTTGTAACTTCATTAGGAATTGAGATAAAATCTAAATCTGTTGTCCTTACAAACGGTACTTTCCTTAACGGATTAATCCACGTTGGAGATAAACAATTAGGCGGTGGAAGAATGGGTGAACCAAGAGCTTTTGGCATCACAGAACAATTGGTTTCTTTAGGCTTCGAAGCCGGAAGAATGAAGACCGGTACCCCACCCCGCGTAGACGGAAGAAGCTTAGATTACTCTAAAATGGAAGAACAAAAAGGAGATGAAAATCCTCAAAAATTCAGCTATTTAGATACACCTAAATTAACCAAACAATTAAGTTGTCATATCGTTTATACGAACGAAAAAGTACACGAAATTCTACGTGAAGGTTTCGATAGAAGCCCAATGTTTAATGGTACAATTCAGAGTTTAGGACCAAGATATTGTCCGAGTATTGAAGATAAAATCAACCGTTTTGCAGAGAGAACAAGACATCAGTTATTCGTAGAACCCGAAGGTTGGAGAACTGTTGAGATCTATGTAAACGGATTCAGTTCTTCTCTTCCGGAAGATGTTCAGATCAAAGCAATGAAACATATTCCAGGATTTGAGAACGTAAAAGTATTCCGTCCAGGCTATGCCATTGAATATGACTACTTCCCTCCTACTCAATTAAAGCATACTTTAGAAACAAAATTGGTCGAAAATCTATATTTCGCAGGTCAGATCAATGGTACTACAGGGTACGAAGAAGCAGCAGGACAAGGCTTAATTGCCGGTATAAATGCTCACAACAAAGTACACGATAAAGAAGATTTTATCCTTAATAGAGATGAAGCTTATATCGGTGTTTTAATCGATGATTTGATTACAAAAGGGACCGAAGAACCATACAGAATGTTTACTTCTAGAGCTGAATACAGACTTCTTTTAAGACAGGATAACGCAGATATCAGATTAACTGAAAAGGCATATAAACTAGGTCTAGCAAAAGAAGACAGATTAATAAGAGTTAACGAGAAAATAGCTAAAAGTGAGCAACTTGAATCATTTCTACGAGAAACTTCTTTAAAGCCTGGCATTATTAATCCTATCCTTGAAAGCATAGAAAGTAACCCTGTAGACCAGGCATACAGAGCTGCGCAATTCCTTACAAGACCTAATATTACTCTAGAAAAACTAGATAATATTGATGTTATTAAAGAATTTACTTCTCAATTTGACGATGAAGTAAGAGAACAGGCAGAGGTAAATATCAAGTATAAAGGTTATATAGAAAAGGAAAAAGAGAACGTTGCCAAGCTAAATCGTTTGGAAAATGTAAAGATTCCTGAAGACTTTGATTATATAAAAATATCAAGCCTTTCTTCAGAAGCAAAACAAAAAATGACTAAAGTAAGACCAAAAACTCTTGCTCAGGCAGGTAGAATTAGCGGTGTATCACCTGCTGATATTAATGTTTTAATGGTGTATTTAGGACGTTAA